The Methylococcus sp. Mc7 genomic sequence CATCACCGAAATCTTCTTTTCGCTCCAGGGCGAAACCCGCACGGTCGGCCTGCCGACCGTGTTCGTCCGCCTCACCGGCTGTCCCCTCCGCTGCTCCTACTGCGACACGGCCTATGCCTTCAGCGGCGGTGAGCGCATGAGTATCGCCGAAATCGTCGAACGGGTCGGCGGCTACGGCGCACGCCATGTGACGGTGACGGGCGGCGAGCCGCTGGCCCAGAAGGCCTGTCTGCCGCTGCTTGCCGCCCTGTGCGACGAAGGCTACGAGGTGTCGCTGGAGACCGGCGGCGCGCATGACGTCTCGGCGGTGGACCCGCGCGTGGTGCGGGTGGTCGACCTGAAGACGCCGGGCTCGGGCGAAGTTTCCCGCAACCTTTATGCAAACGTCGACGCGCTCCGCAAAGGCGACCAGATCAAGTTCGTGATCACCGACCGGTCCGATTACGATTGGGCCTTGGCCAAGCTTGACGAATACCGGCTCGCGGAGCGTTGCGAAATTCTTTTTTCCCCGGTGGCCGGCGCGCTCGATCCGGCGCGGCTCGCCGAATGGATCCTGCGGGACCGGCTGCCGGTTCGATTCCAGCTCCAGTTGCACAAGCTGCTTTGGGGCGACGGTCCGGGGCGATGATGAAACCCGCCGTAGTCTTGTTGTCGGGCGGACTCGATTCCGCCACCACGCTGGCGATCGCCCGGCGCGAGGGTTTCGCCTGCCATGCCATGAGCTTCGATTACGGCCAGCGGCACGGCGCCGAACTGCAGGCCGCACGGCGCGTCGCCCAAGCCCTGGGGGCCGTCGAGCACAAGACCGTACACATCGGCCTCGACGCCATCGGCGGATCGGCGCTGACGGACTTGAGCATCGCCGTACCCGATCATCCGCAGAACGGGATCCCGGTCACTTACGTTCCCGCCCGCAATACCGTGTTCCTTTCCTTCGCGCTGGGCTGGGCCGAGGTGCTGGGCGCGCTGGACATCTTCATCGGCGTCAATGCCGTGGACTATTCCGGCTACCCGGATTGCCGCCCGGAATTCATCCGGGCCTTCGAGCGACTCGCCAATCTGGCGACCAAGGCCGGTGTCGAAGGCGGGCGGTTCCGGATTCACACGCCGCTGATCGATCTATCCAAGGCCGACGTCATCCGCACCGGCACCGCGCTCGGCGTCGATTACGCCCAGACCGTCTCCTGTTATGCGGCCGATGCCGACGGCCGCGCCTGTGGCGTCTGCGACTCCTGCCGTCTGCGTCGCCAAGGGTTCGAGCAGGCCGGCCTTGCCGATCCGACCCGTTATCGCCCTTGAGGCCGCCCGCCCTGGTATCATTGGCGCTTTTGTCGATTTACCGCTCACCCATCAGGTTCTTGGGATGACCCACCGCACACGTTTCGCACCCAGTCCGACCGGCCACCTGCATATCGGCGGCGTCCGCACCGCGCTATTTTCCTGGCTGTACGCCCGCAAGCATGGCGGCACCTTCATCCTGCGCATCGAGGACACCGACCTGGAGCGTTCCACGGTCGAATCGGTGAACGCCATCCTCGAAGGCATGACCTGGCTGGGGTTGGAATACGACGAGGGGCCGTTTTACCAGACCCATCGCTTCGACCGCTATCGGGAGGTGATGGAACAGTTGCTGGAGGAGGGGCATGCCTACCGCTGCTACTGCACCAAGGAGGAGCTGGACGAACTGAGGGCAGGGCAGATGGAGCGCAAGGAAAAGCCGCGTTACGACGGACGCTGCCGCCATCGTACCGAGCCCAGGCCGGGCGTGTCTCCGGTGATCCGCTTCAGAAATCCGACCGAAGGGGAGGTGGCCTGGGACGATCTGGTGCGGGGGCGCATCGCCTTCCAGAACGGCGAACTCGACGACCTGATCATCGCCCGCTCGGACGGCACCCCGACCTACAATTTCACCGTTGTGGTGGATGACCTCGACATGAAGGTGTCCCACGTCATCCGCGGGGACGATCATGTCAACAACACCCCACGCCAGATCAACATCCTCAAGGCTCTGGGTGCCGAACTGCCTCACTACGGCCATGTGCCGATGATCCTCGGCGCCGACGGTGCGCGGTTGTCGAAGCGCCACGGTGCGGTCAGCGTGATGCAATACCGCGACGAAGGCTATCTGCCGGAAGCCTTGCTCAATTACCTGGTCCGTCTGGGCTGGTCCTACGGCGACCAGGAAATTTTCTCGATCGACGAGATGATCGAGTACTTCGAGGCAACCGACATCAACCACTCGGCATCCACCTTCAACCCGGACAAGCTGCTCTGGCTGAACCACCATTACCTGATGCATTCCGATCCCGCCCACGTCGCCCACCATCTGCGATGGCATCTGGGGCGGCTGGATATCGATCCGACCGAGGGGCCGGATCCCGTCGATGTGGTGCTGGCCCAGCGCGAACGCTGCAAGACCCTGGTGGAGATGGCTCAGGCCAGCCGGTTCCTTTACCGGGACTTCGACGATTACGACCCCAAATCCGCCCAGAAGAACCTGACCGCAGCCAGCGTACCGGCGCTGGAAGAACTGCGGCGCCGGCTGGCCGGTGTCCCTGCATGGGAGAAGGAGCCCCTGCACGCAGTGCTTGTGTCCACGGCGGAGGATCTGGGGCTGAAGCTCGGGGCCGTTGCCCAGCCCCTGCGGGTCGCCGTGGCCGGCACCGCGGTATCGCCGCCCATGGACGTGACCCTTCATTTGCTGGGCCAGTTGCGTACCCTGGCCCGGATCGACCGGGCTTTGCAATATATCGAAGCGAAAAAAGACTAGACAGGTGTTTGGAACAACCGTATAATGGTCGCTCAACTTCGGTTGGGGCCATAGCTCAGCTGGGAGAGCGCAACAATGGCATTGTTGAGGTCGGGAGTTCGATCCTCCCTGGCTCCACCAACTCAAAGTTAGAAGTCAGTCCTGTCCCCATCGTCTAGAGGCCCAGGACACCGCCCTTTCACGGCGGCGACGGGGGTTCGAATCCCCCTGGGGACGCCAATAAAATCAATCAGATACGATTCAAGGCGGCGACAGTACGGAAAAAATAAGGAAACACGTCCGCGGCTGAATGCGGAAAATGGCGGACGATTCCCCCCCCCCTCGCCATGGGCATGCCGGGTGTCGAGGATCCGACTCAAGGCCGGTGTCGCAAAAGCATCCTGGTGGTGTGGTGGCAGATAGGTCATCCGGGTGCGCTGATTTTTTCAAACCTAGCCGCGACTGGCCCTGTCGCCGGTCGGCGTTTGCCGCGAAATCGCCGGCGCGGACGCTATCGAATCGGCATCCTGCGCACAGACTGGGAGGTACGTGCGATGGGTGGCAGTCCCCAGCCGCTT encodes the following:
- the queE gene encoding 7-carboxy-7-deazaguanine synthase QueE: MTETLVRITEIFFSLQGETRTVGLPTVFVRLTGCPLRCSYCDTAYAFSGGERMSIAEIVERVGGYGARHVTVTGGEPLAQKACLPLLAALCDEGYEVSLETGGAHDVSAVDPRVVRVVDLKTPGSGEVSRNLYANVDALRKGDQIKFVITDRSDYDWALAKLDEYRLAERCEILFSPVAGALDPARLAEWILRDRLPVRFQLQLHKLLWGDGPGR
- the queC gene encoding 7-cyano-7-deazaguanine synthase QueC is translated as MMKPAVVLLSGGLDSATTLAIARREGFACHAMSFDYGQRHGAELQAARRVAQALGAVEHKTVHIGLDAIGGSALTDLSIAVPDHPQNGIPVTYVPARNTVFLSFALGWAEVLGALDIFIGVNAVDYSGYPDCRPEFIRAFERLANLATKAGVEGGRFRIHTPLIDLSKADVIRTGTALGVDYAQTVSCYAADADGRACGVCDSCRLRRQGFEQAGLADPTRYRP
- the gltX gene encoding glutamate--tRNA ligase; amino-acid sequence: MTHRTRFAPSPTGHLHIGGVRTALFSWLYARKHGGTFILRIEDTDLERSTVESVNAILEGMTWLGLEYDEGPFYQTHRFDRYREVMEQLLEEGHAYRCYCTKEELDELRAGQMERKEKPRYDGRCRHRTEPRPGVSPVIRFRNPTEGEVAWDDLVRGRIAFQNGELDDLIIARSDGTPTYNFTVVVDDLDMKVSHVIRGDDHVNNTPRQINILKALGAELPHYGHVPMILGADGARLSKRHGAVSVMQYRDEGYLPEALLNYLVRLGWSYGDQEIFSIDEMIEYFEATDINHSASTFNPDKLLWLNHHYLMHSDPAHVAHHLRWHLGRLDIDPTEGPDPVDVVLAQRERCKTLVEMAQASRFLYRDFDDYDPKSAQKNLTAASVPALEELRRRLAGVPAWEKEPLHAVLVSTAEDLGLKLGAVAQPLRVAVAGTAVSPPMDVTLHLLGQLRTLARIDRALQYIEAKKD